gctacttggtccccaagacttACTTttgaccgtagatacacagcagattAGAGCAGAAATCAACTTTTCCTTGTAATCCATTTTTGGAatggcagagagttgggaagaagagaggaACGCAGTATACATGCAATAGGAAATGATTTACCTTTAACCTttgcctaagcttgatttggtttgaacttACTGATTTGACCTTAGCCTTTCTCGCCTaacattctctttctttcctcttctttgaaTAGCTTAGGAACTAAGCACTTTCTCTTACTTCTATGATTTGACTGAGATAGAGAAAAATGAACGTTGCTTTGGAAGCAAGATGGAGGGGTTTGCTGAAATcaaatcgggcttggatcgggtctTGATTTGCTTGGCCCACCTGATGTCTTGCTTTGTTTTTCTTTGGGCTTCTGTTTGTATTATAGTCCACCAGCCTTCTTTCTAGTTTTCATCCACTTGGGCTGCTTGCTTTTATATTGGGCTGTTGCACCAATACATTTTAACCTGTAACACTTAATCACAAATAATTAACATTTGTGATATAATTTgcccaataaaataatgtttgtcatcattaattaatttagttaatttcttaactcaacaatctcctccttgatgacaaacataattaaagcaatgatcaaaaagaaaaagaattttatttaagTTAAGAATCTTCCCTTTGAATGATGTTGGTTGCTTTTGTATtgctccccctttctttttcaagagtagctccccctggatttatacttttcctttttgttcCTATTTACATTATACTTATAGAGAGCCCAAAAAGGAGCTGCATATAATTCATCTTTGACTAAGGGAGTTCAATCAACCAGCAATACCAAACCAGCCCACAATGCAACATGTTATGTTAGCAACAAAAACAAGACATCAGGTTCTAATTTACATGCCAAAAGAAAACTTAGCAGTTATCAAAAAGTGCAAAATCATTTCTTATGCCCAAACTATTTTGgcacaaataattttaaaacacaGAAAATAGTAGCAgcaatcaaaagatcaaaagatcaaaagatcaGCATTAAATTCACATGTTAATGCTACTCATGCTTTTTATCATGCCatttactcccccttttgtcatcaaggggcagACAATAAGCAAGATTAAGATAAACAACACCTTTAATCCTGCAAGAAACAGTTAAAGCACAGATCATAAtgtcaaataaatcaaaataagtgCAATAGTAGTTAAAAAGATACAGTCATCCATGACAACAAAAAGGttcaaaagtaacaaaataaatagtattcatgagacaaaaaataGACAGCAGCAATTTCATGAGATAAAACTAAGCATCAGAGCCGTCCCCCTCTGAATcagcttcttcttcaacatcagtGGTAGGATCTTCATCTTGGTTAAGATTATCAACGAACTTCATAAACACAGCCACTCTATCTCTTGATTTTCAGAGGAAGTTCTCATGTTTGTTGGCTAGTTTTCTTTGCTCCTTGCTCATGGCAATCATTTGATTAGATTGGGAGACAAGCTTCTGAACAACATCCTTGACAACATTCAGTGAAAGAACCCGCGTTTTCACGTAAaactgttttaataaaataattttagtgcccggaatagattcaaaatttagaagttttaatttaaaaataatgtttaattactctgttggtccctatagtttgaCCAAATTTTTAGTTAGGTCcctataattttttttcctttcaattgagtccctataccaatttttttgttttaattgggtccctattcACAGTGAATGTTAAATAAAACGTTTAGCTATTGTAAATTTACCAAAATACCCATGTGTATTACCCTACATAATCCTTGCCCTCATCCTAAAACTCCAGAACCCTATTCTGTTCATCGTTCTCCTCTTCTCTCCATTTCTTCTTATTTGTTGCTAAAAATTTCTCATCTTGCATGGATTCCACCCAACGTTCTTCCAGAATTTCGAGTGCAAGAAGTCTCAACAAGAGAAGACATTTGTGTTATTGTGGGGAGGCAGTTGTAGTTCTGTCTTCTTCTGAAGTGGCCAGCCATGGAAGGAGGTATGTAGCTTGTGGACGAGTGCCAAGGTGCAGTTTTTTTAAGTGGATTGATAATGAAGATGATATGAAAGGTGAGTGGTTGAAGCAGAAGGAGAGAAGGAGTCGTTGCTTCTGTGGAGACTCTCTGATTCTGAAAAGTTTTAATACACCCAAGAATCCAATAGAAGGTTCATGTCTTGCTCAAGTAGAAGATGCAAATTTTTTGAGTGGGTTGATGAAGAAAAGAAGTTAGCAATGTTTGCTTGTTGTCTTCACAGTGTCACTCTGGTTGGGTAGAAGGTGAAATTAGGGGTGAAAATGCACAAAAAAAGAGGGTTGATAGACTTAGTGTTAACACAGAGAGGTTAAAGGTGGAGATTAGGGAAGTTGATGACTGTATTGGAAGAATCTATATAAAGTTGAATTCGGTCCAGGAGGAACTTCGAAAGTTGGAAGAAAACATGAAGAAGCAGACCAAGATGCAGAtgatattttttgttgttgtgtaATCCTAATAGTTGCAGTGCTATGTGGTAAAGTTTACTGATAAGTGGTTATTGTTGGCTATAAACAGAGCAGTTATAAAAAGTGTATCTTATGTTATTTAGATTGAatggatgaaatttttttttgtttattgctATAAACATAATGTTATGATATTGAATGAAAGTGTACACAACTAAAAACGACTGCATGATTAGAATAATATAATTCACAAAAGTGGTCCTTAATATGTTCCACACATTAGATAAGTTCAGTGGATCCAACTTGCACTAGTCACAAGATAAATGCTCCAGCTAAAATGTACTATCAAAAGTGGTCTAccacaaagaaaaataaactaaaaaagtgATGTTCCCAATACCAAAATACTTCCACAATAGACTATAATACACAAAAAATAGCCTTACATAAATCCACAGTAGGAGGAGCTACATGACCCTAAAAGTTTCAATCATCTGTAAGGTCTATGTGCTCAGCAGGTTTGGCTACTCCCCTTCTTATCCCCAGCTTCAATCTTTCACTTCTTCTCATCTTAAAAGTCTTAGTCTTAGGCAAAGGTTGTGTAACTGGTGCTACTTGTAGAGTTGGCTGAATGAGTGGTTCAATGAAGGGAGTTGGTTGAGTTGCTAGTGTATGAGGAGGATTTGCAGCAGCTCCAGTAGCAGGTGCACCAGATCCATCAATGGGTGAATCGTTTGCAGAACTAGGTCCAGTAAGGGGTGACAGTTGTAGATCCAAATTCAGTAGCAAGAGTATTTGGTGCAGGAGCTGATGCAACAACAGCCAAATTTTTAAAGTATTCCATCACTAAACCCTTTTAATTATGTAGTATGAAATAGCAAAATATAGTTATACCTGTGAAACTAGTTGCTTTTCCTCTACTAAGTCCCACACCCCTTCCTCTGCCTCTCCCCTTGCAGCAGATCCAGTAGCTGATTTAGCAGATTTAGCAACAGTAGTAGGTGAGCCATCTGCAGCACCAGATTCAGTAGCAGCAGTGCCATTCGTAGCAGCAGATTTAACGGCAGCAGTAGTTGGTGCAGAGGCTGATAGAACAAAAGTATAATGGTTAACTCATTTCATAATAGAACGTTTTCATTCGTCTAGTATGCAGCAACAAATCCAAGAATTACCTGTGACAATAGTTCCTCTTCCTTTGCCCCTTCCTCTACCAAGTCCCACATTCCTTCCTCTGCCTCTCCCCTTTGCAGCAGCTCCAGCATCATGTGCACCATTTCCAAGTTCAGCTGAGTCAGTTACAACATCAGATGCAGCAGCAGCGGGTTTAGGAGCTGATGCAAGTTCAATCGAATTGAGCCAACATTACAGAAAAGAATTGGTGCAAtcaacaattatgaaacaacagcAAAATAAGATATACCTGAGACAATAGGATTTGGGCAGTGCCTCCTATTGTGTCCATACTGGCCGGAGTTGCTGCAAGTCACAGATGTACCCGTTCTTCAGTACTTCGTTTGAGATCTATTTTCATCAGGTTCTCTAATCAGAACCATTCTTGGTCGACCAGGTTTAACCCTGAAAACTGGGGGTATGATGGTATCACAGTTCACCTTTGGCCACATGTTCTCTCCATTAATTGGAGCAATTGATTTTCCATAGGTTGCAATGTATGTCGCTGGACTCTAGTAGTTGCTGCAATACTCTTCAGGATTATCACCTTTTTCAAAGATGGCACTGAATGCATGTGGGCATGATATACCACTCAAATCCCAAAATTGACAGCTACAAGTACCAGCTAACAGATCCACCACAAACCTTTCCATGATCATCCTATTTTGTGATGTACCTCAAACTTCAACTCACTTGCCCATCTAGCTTGCCATTCTATACTTCTTGTTGCAATGACATCCAACCTCTTTTTTGGTTTAGGTAGAATGCATCCTTCATACTTTTcagccttcttcttcttttctgcaaATCTTGACATCTAGTAGCATCTGATCTACTCAAACATCGTCAGAATGGGCTTGTCTCTTGCCTCAAGAATCCTGCCATTGAAAGCCTTTGATATGTTGTTCATTAGCATATCACTCTTTGCCATAAATGTGAAATGGCTCTTTGTCCACAACTTTGGGTCCACTCCCATTAGTTTATCACAACAGTGCCTATTTTTCTCCTTGAGCAGATTCATTCTTCTCTCCCACTCTTCCATATAGGTAGCTTTAGCAATAGATAGGGTTAGATCCCTCAAAACTGTCCCTCCACCATATGCCTTCTTACAGTTGGCATACAGATGCCTTAAACATAATCTATGCTCAACAGAAGGTTCCATCTCAGCAAAAACTTGCATCaaactctataacaacaaaaaaaatagtaTCCAGTATCATTATTCAATCATAAGTCatattattcaatgaaatagttaGAATCATAAGTCatattattcaatgaaatagttaGAATCATAAGTCATGTTATTCAATTAAATAGTTAGAATCATAAGTCATATTATCCTTACTTTTTGTTGATCCGACATGAAAATCCATATTCTTGATTCACCGATATCATCCAGCAACAAATCAAGGAACCATCCCCAGCTGTCCTTTGTTTTCGCCTCCACTGCTGCAACCGCAATTGGAAAATAATTGTCATTAGGATCCCTCCCTACTGCAACTAGTAGCTGTTGACCATAGTCCCCTTTCAAGTGACACCCGTCCACTCCTATGATCGCCCTACAACCAGCCAAGAAGTCCTACTTCACCGAATTGGGGCACATGTGCATCCTCATGAATTGCGGTTGGTGTGTTAAAGATGGTCTATCCACAACAATATTAAGCTTGAACCCCGAATTTGCCCTTAAAATCTTAGCACAATAATTCCTCAGTTTGGCATATTGTAGTATGGCCCTTTCATGTACTTCTTCCCTTGCTTTTCTCCTTGCCCAGTAAGCCTTTCCAACATTAACATTTGCCATATACTTATCCTAAATTGTTTGAATAATAGTGGCCAGCCGCATATCTTCTCCACGACTAATGTTATTGACAACCTTTTTTGAAATCCACTCACTAGAAGCAAGCCTACCACTATAACTCCTCCCACATTTATGCTTGCCCTTCAAGGTTTTTATCCTAAAATAATCAGATCATCCTACCTTACTTGCAAAGCAAATCCACTTGCACTTTCCTTTTTGTCCCTTACACACTACTCTGCACCTCAACTTGTCGTTCTTCTTGTACCTAACATCTCTCCCATTCAATAAGGCATGCTCCTTAATTGCATCTTTAAACTGGGACAATGTTTTGAACTCCAACCCAACCTTAAACTCATACTCTCTACACATTTCTGTCTCATCATACTTAGGAAACCTTTTTTTATTAATCACGTCATCAGAATCTCTCTCGTAACTAACTATGTCTTCAGTTTCATAACCATCTGAAATGTCTCCAATTTGTTCATCCATCTTTCCGGCAGCTTTATTATCCTCAGCACCCTTATCTGTTGTCCCTTCTTGATTTAGCGGGCCATTGAACCCACCAAACGCATTTGATTGTCCACCGTCAACACCATCCTCTACATCGAACCCAAAGTAATCCTCATGTTCACCATCATCAGCACTGTCATCAAACCTATCCTCCTCAGTAGAGGGTTCTGACTCAGCATCAACTTCTACTTCTATCAGTCCACTATTTTCGCCTTCATTTGGGACATAATATGGATCCATTGATGTGATTTCAACCCCATTACCTTCTCTGTAACCATCAACAACATACACTATACCATGCTTCACAGAATCATTAACTAAAGCCCTAGCCATTCTAACAGCATCCCCATCTGACCTCAACTCTTTGAGACCTAACTTCAAGTCCATTCCAGGTTCGTTCCACCATAACTTTGCATAACCATTGTAGCCTGGACCCTTCAGCAAACTCACTATCTCTTCCAGAGACCATTCATCTAGTTCATAATGCAAGTCTTCCACAACCAACCCACCTAAATATTCTAGTCTATGTCCCGTGTCAATAAAttttcccctcaacctaggaggtttagaaactcatactgataggaaatacaatgataaacgaaAATCTAGTGTAAAAGTGGctgaagatcctaaacaaggttgatcttctcctttaaagactatactaatgactagtaaaggtaaaacagtctttttagtactaaaatccacttctggggcccacttggtcagtatttgggctgagctttgatgagatccacgtgctatgaggcctctGGGGCATTGAACGGTGgatagggggtcctctttgggcgtttggatgctagtctcttctccttgggcgctggacgcctgaaaGGGGACATGAGGTtggtgttggacgccagttttgggccttttaatctgaagcaaagtataaagtATTATacgttgctggaaagctctgaaagtcagctttccatagccgttgagaacgctctatttggtcttttgtagctccagaaaagctctttcgaatgcaaggaggtcagatccggacaacatctgcagtgctttctctgtctctgaatcggacttttgctccaactcctcaatttcagtcagaaaatacctgaaattgtacaaaaaaatagaaattcaTAATAGaatcaaaaaatgtgaatttatcactaaaacctataaaaacttaataaaaactaaacgaaacatactaaaagctatatgaaaatgatgctaaaaagcgtataaaatatccgttcatcaatGGACTAGTTGGGTATCTGACGGCGTGCTATATTAATGATGAAATTGTGATATTAAGGATTGTTGATGAGTTTAAGACTTAGAAATGAATGATTATGGTTAATAAAATGAGTATGAGCGGAAGTGTGCCAATGAGTAGTGGCCTCTAAGATtgtcattttggttatttttattagtactctcacttttgtaatTACTTTTGCCTTAGAAGCTTACTTTGAGAGTGATcttttgtataagctattttacttTCAAAACTCTGTTTGTTTATATataactagccggcttaaactttgCGGGTGGCGGCTAGATCCTTATGACTATTATACTCTCTTATATACTTATATCTTATTATCTGGTATCTATATCTTATGCCTTAAGTTTGTAGATTTGTGTGAACATTTTGCACTTTTGTATCTTGGTTTTAgagcttatttcttcatcgggcatctataattattattcattctatatatatttatgtataagccttagaattatcgtgacctttgattaacctttgctttacggcatgaggtaaggcttaaggtaattagggtgttacagttatTGAGTTCACATGGGAGAAGCAAAGAAATAATTTAGGGTTGAAGTGGAAGCTATAGGCCATGTTTGATATAAAAGTCTCGTGTGGTTGCTTAGACATTGTATAAAAGGAGTACACAGGAAAAAATTTTTCTAAACAAGTTGCTTGGAAATTATTACAAGTTCCTGTTCTCAATTAATGCTTCAATTCCATGATTTCTATGATCCAAACAAGGTGGGTACATAACTTTATGTTTGCCTTTTTAATGATTCAGGTTTTTTAATCTGCCAAAAATGTTTATACAGATAAAGATCAGATTTAAGATTCTTTCTAGTTCTTTATGTGGTGCAGTTGCCACTGAAGTCAAGAgagttgatgaatccatatttgatgataattttttacttgaaatgagtggattttatcaaataaacttgcacttattcattaaaataacatgtttttgtgaattctttcctaattgtgcttaattatgaaaaacatgttttttatgcttaaaattgccaattttaattcatttttctcccattcgatgccCTGATATATTTTTTTGAGTGATTAAAGGTTTTGAAGAAAGAATGGCTTGAAGaagtggaaggaaagcatgcaaagtggaagaattcaagaaatgaaggatttgcaaagttgtcaatcctgacctcttcgcactaaattaatcataacttgagctacagaagttcaaatgaggctgttccagtggcattagaaagctaacatccggggcatcAAAATCAACAAGACATTGAGTTGAGTGTGTATACGCACACAATGTGTGAATACAAACGTGTCTGAGCGCATGTCTCAATTAATGAAGCACATGACCAGAGATTTCTAGCCCATTTTGgacccaatctaactcatttctgatgctattgaaccaagaattgaagggagatgaaccaagtagtcatagtttaagttttttttatcatgttttaggtgattcaagagagaaaagttccaacttctctctagaattctagggatttacttaattttctctttagttTTAGGTTTTGATCTTATTTTAAGTTAGTTTTCCTTACTTTTTATTGTTCTAGCATCTTGACTCTCTTAGTTTACTTATTATTTTCATgcttatgaactcttgttaattttgattccATTTAATGccatttgatgttttatgtttttttgaTGCTTTTTtgggttattgttattattttcttgcgATTGGtagtttagattttattattattgtaatttacCATGTTTCTCCTTTTATGCatgccaagtgtttgataaaatgtctcttttagttttagtgtagtttttcacactcttggcttgGGATTAAGAACTaaagtgaccttgagtcattgatgtccaatatCGATTGTGACTTAAgattgttagttgatttggttttcacTAACGCtggtctttcactaagttaattaatgagttggctaggatttgtggattgagatcaattatgcctatttgacttatccttgaTGTTATGATTGACTAAATGAGATTAATTCTTCACAATTACCATGattgtggtcaatgac
This region of Arachis hypogaea cultivar Tifrunner chromosome 8, arahy.Tifrunner.gnm2.J5K5, whole genome shotgun sequence genomic DNA includes:
- the LOC140174630 gene encoding uncharacterized protein, which encodes MANVNVGKAYWARRKAREEVHERAILQYAKLRNYCAKILRANSGFKLNIVVDRPSLTHQPQFMRMHMAIIGVDGCHLKGDYGQQLLVAVGRDPNDNYFPIAVAAVEAKTKDSWGWFLDLLLDDIGESRIWIFMSDQQKSLMQVFAEMEPSVEHRLCLRHLYANCKKAYGGGTVLRDLTLSIAKATYMEEWERRMNLLKEKNRHCCDKLMGVDPKLWTKSHFTFMAKSDMLMNNISKAFNGRILEARDKPILTMFE